The Strix aluco isolate bStrAlu1 chromosome Z, bStrAlu1.hap1, whole genome shotgun sequence genome contains a region encoding:
- the LOC141917962 gene encoding protein FAM240B-like yields MSKHTNFRFHKMGGHDAEDLKNFWEKVIQEQTKQQESEESRLSKSALNKLRHEWTLRLEGRARQIQAHMKTQKGEMTVLSIEAFPSPDKNVA; encoded by the exons atgagCAAGCATACCAACTTTAGATTCCACAAGATGGGTGGTCATGATGCCGAAGACCTGAAGAACTTCTGGGAAAAAGTAATCCAAGAGCAAACTAAGCAACAAGAAAGTGAAGAGTCTAGGTTAAGCAAAAGTGCCCTGAACAA ACTCCGCCACGAATGGACTTTGCGTCTGGAAGGCCGAGCAAGGCAGATCCAGGCGCACATGAAAACGCAGAAAGGAGAGATGACGGTGCTGTCCATCGAGGCTTTTCCCTCACCAGATAAAAATGTTGCTTGA